Proteins co-encoded in one Lentisphaera araneosa HTCC2155 genomic window:
- a CDS encoding excinuclease ABC subunit UvrC: MNERDDFSPRKISSDPGVYVFRDRFAKVIYVGKAKSLRKRLATYFQASRLATADPKLRSLINSIAFYETYEVKSESEALLLESRFIKEYSPHYNILMRDDKNFYLVKVTINEPYPRILLTRVRKDDGAAYFGPFPCSSAIRSTVEFLTRYFKLRTCTSRIPDLSDRKHCKEQILRNCSAPCDQSVTQEQYRESVGDMIKVLEGQIADIVDELNEAMQNYVEKLQFEKAATYRDIITNLKSALKQRRKFVNASINPKHKEDPVADLKKRLELDITPSVIECFDNSNFQGTHAVASMVRFVDGKPDNKSYRHFKIKTVEGPDDFASMKEIVYRRYSRLLREKRPLPDLILIDGGKGQLSSALQSIDELGIDHIPTYGLAKKHELLFTRNDSEGKILPRTSAGLKMLQHLRDESHRFAINFHRQLRRKQVANSLLDDIPGIGKKRKMTLLNHFGSVREIRKASPQDIAEAVPGLGEKSAHMILEYLKKN; the protein is encoded by the coding sequence TAGCCCCAGAAAAATAAGCTCCGACCCCGGAGTTTATGTTTTTCGCGACCGCTTTGCAAAAGTGATCTACGTGGGCAAAGCTAAGTCGTTGCGCAAACGCCTAGCGACTTATTTCCAAGCCTCGCGCCTGGCCACTGCCGATCCCAAGTTGCGCTCACTAATTAATAGTATCGCTTTCTACGAAACCTATGAAGTCAAAAGCGAATCCGAAGCCCTCTTACTTGAGTCGCGCTTTATTAAGGAGTACTCCCCTCATTACAACATTCTTATGCGCGATGACAAGAACTTCTATTTAGTGAAAGTCACCATTAATGAACCCTATCCTCGTATTTTACTTACTCGAGTCCGCAAAGATGATGGAGCGGCTTATTTCGGCCCCTTCCCCTGCTCGAGTGCGATTCGTTCCACAGTAGAGTTCCTAACGCGTTACTTTAAGCTACGCACGTGCACGAGCCGCATTCCCGACCTCAGTGATCGCAAACACTGCAAAGAACAGATCCTGCGCAATTGCTCAGCTCCTTGTGACCAAAGCGTCACCCAAGAGCAATACCGCGAGAGCGTGGGTGACATGATCAAAGTTCTCGAAGGGCAAATTGCTGACATCGTAGATGAACTCAATGAGGCGATGCAGAATTATGTAGAAAAGCTGCAATTCGAGAAAGCCGCAACTTATCGCGATATCATCACCAATTTGAAATCGGCTCTCAAACAGAGACGTAAGTTTGTTAACGCCTCGATCAATCCTAAGCATAAAGAAGATCCCGTTGCCGATTTAAAAAAACGTCTCGAGCTCGACATCACCCCTTCTGTAATTGAATGTTTTGATAACTCCAACTTTCAAGGCACTCATGCGGTGGCTTCCATGGTACGCTTCGTCGATGGCAAACCCGATAACAAGAGTTACCGCCACTTCAAAATCAAGACTGTGGAAGGGCCCGATGACTTTGCTTCCATGAAAGAAATTGTTTATCGTCGCTACAGTCGTTTACTTAGAGAGAAGCGCCCCCTACCCGACCTCATTCTCATTGACGGCGGAAAGGGTCAGCTAAGCTCTGCCTTGCAATCTATTGATGAGTTGGGCATTGATCATATTCCGACTTATGGCTTAGCTAAAAAGCACGAATTGCTGTTCACTCGCAATGACTCCGAAGGAAAAATTTTGCCGCGTACTTCTGCTGGACTCAAGATGTTGCAGCATTTGCGCGATGAATCGCACCGCTTTGCCATTAACTTTCACCGTCAGCTCAGACGCAAACAAGTTGCCAACTCGCTTTTGGATGATATCCCCGGCATTGGCAAGAAGCGAAAAATGACTCTGCTCAATCATTTCGGCTCCGTTCGCGAAATTCGCAAAGCCTCGCCACAAGATATTGCCGAAGCGGTCCCAGGCCTTGGTGAAAAGAGTGCTCACATGATCCTCGAATACCTCAAGAAAAATTAG
- the hrpB gene encoding ATP-dependent helicase HrpB, which translates to MNKLPIHEVADDLISTLIKDKLMLLSAPTGSGKSTCVPGILLDSGKMPGKIIVLQPRRAAAKFLAHHTARLRSEKLGDEIGYNIRHDSKVGAHTQIIFMTDGLFLQQLKNNPQLNGIAAVLFDEFHERRWQMDLAFAMCQKIQSRQDKLHLMLMSATLDVDKLQKKLNCPLITTDVRHFPVDINYLIPDRQKKIWEVAAKSAKNLIAQTDGSLLIFMPGKYEITKTVNELKKVLKTPIFALHGQLNPQEQDRIIENTGQQKIIVSTNIAETSLTIPNITAVIDSGLVRQSAYDPQRQINTLYTKSVSQSSAEQRSGRAGRTSAGRCLRLWSKSEQSRKPEHFEPEILRCDPSELLLQCLAQGFNDLSDLELIDAPDDIEQAWGLLSNLGFTNAHRGLSTAGVHASKMPCSPRLAALLYYGTQADQMDKACTYAALISEAPIILNRNKKKLLDLIPGKHVDFSSDLDLMAELLYSAKSLKFAPQECDKYGLNANNCRSVDLARMQFLRLCEKLPRLNDFNDMHPHCCLLRAFPDHLAKRRDTSSLQVTLANKQKGEIDRLSSQKKADLILATSIADIASSLGAKTKLSQLTSISPELLDHTFPGELQSQERMVWDPSSKSVRQAKQHAFRSLIIEEKISICEANAQTEQVLAEKIIDGTIKLNKWNEKVELWITRVRKCAELYPDKDLITYSDQDLEIVYMEMCSGITKASEVRDMDCLVYLKNLLSWDEQCFIDEATPESIQLPEGKKLRIIYESGKEIYARAFIQQLFDLKETPLIGPARIPLTFEILAPNHRPIQVTKNLENFWSGLYPEIKPALSRRYHKHKWI; encoded by the coding sequence ATGAATAAACTACCCATACACGAAGTTGCTGACGATTTAATTAGCACCCTGATCAAAGACAAGTTGATGCTACTCTCCGCCCCTACGGGTTCGGGGAAATCTACTTGTGTTCCGGGTATATTATTAGACTCTGGTAAAATGCCCGGCAAAATCATTGTTTTGCAACCGCGCCGAGCCGCCGCAAAGTTTCTAGCTCACCACACCGCACGCCTCCGTTCAGAAAAACTCGGCGATGAAATTGGCTATAACATACGCCACGACTCAAAAGTGGGGGCGCACACGCAAATTATCTTCATGACTGATGGCCTCTTTTTGCAACAACTCAAAAATAACCCTCAGCTCAATGGGATTGCCGCCGTACTCTTTGATGAGTTTCACGAACGTCGCTGGCAAATGGATTTGGCTTTTGCCATGTGTCAAAAAATTCAGTCTCGACAAGATAAACTTCACCTCATGCTCATGAGTGCGACGCTTGACGTTGATAAGCTGCAAAAGAAACTCAATTGTCCGCTGATCACTACCGACGTGCGACATTTTCCCGTTGACATTAATTACCTCATTCCCGATCGTCAAAAAAAGATTTGGGAAGTCGCTGCGAAATCCGCAAAAAACCTCATTGCACAAACGGATGGGAGCTTATTGATTTTCATGCCAGGTAAATACGAAATTACCAAAACAGTGAATGAGCTTAAGAAAGTCTTAAAGACGCCCATTTTTGCACTTCATGGCCAGCTAAATCCCCAAGAGCAGGATCGCATTATCGAAAATACTGGTCAGCAAAAAATTATCGTCTCGACGAATATTGCCGAAACTTCTTTAACCATCCCCAATATCACTGCGGTCATTGACTCCGGACTCGTTCGTCAAAGTGCCTATGATCCCCAACGTCAAATCAACACCCTTTACACCAAAAGCGTTTCACAGTCCAGTGCCGAGCAGCGAAGTGGGCGTGCCGGTCGAACTTCCGCGGGACGCTGCTTGCGTTTGTGGTCAAAATCTGAACAAAGTCGCAAACCCGAACATTTTGAACCCGAAATCCTCCGTTGTGATCCCTCTGAATTACTATTACAATGTTTAGCTCAGGGCTTCAACGACCTCTCTGACCTAGAATTAATTGATGCTCCCGATGATATTGAACAAGCTTGGGGTTTACTCTCGAATTTAGGTTTCACCAACGCACACCGTGGGCTAAGTACGGCGGGTGTCCACGCTTCCAAAATGCCTTGCTCACCACGATTGGCCGCTCTGCTTTACTACGGAACTCAGGCAGATCAAATGGATAAGGCCTGCACTTATGCCGCACTCATTTCTGAAGCGCCGATTATTCTCAATCGCAACAAAAAGAAGTTACTCGATTTAATTCCAGGGAAGCATGTAGATTTCAGTTCCGACCTCGACTTAATGGCGGAATTGCTCTATAGCGCGAAATCGTTAAAGTTCGCTCCTCAAGAATGTGATAAATATGGTTTGAATGCTAACAATTGCCGCTCAGTTGATTTAGCTCGCATGCAATTCCTCCGTCTCTGCGAGAAATTGCCTCGCCTTAATGACTTCAATGATATGCATCCGCACTGCTGTCTCTTGCGTGCCTTCCCCGATCACCTCGCCAAGCGTCGAGATACGAGTTCCCTGCAGGTCACACTCGCCAACAAACAAAAAGGTGAAATTGATCGCTTGAGTTCACAGAAAAAAGCCGATTTAATTTTAGCCACGAGCATTGCGGATATCGCATCGAGTTTGGGAGCTAAAACCAAACTTTCGCAACTCACAAGTATCAGTCCCGAATTGCTCGATCATACTTTCCCTGGTGAATTACAAAGTCAGGAGCGCATGGTTTGGGATCCGAGTTCTAAATCTGTTCGTCAAGCCAAGCAACACGCTTTTCGATCGCTGATCATCGAAGAAAAAATTAGTATTTGTGAAGCCAATGCCCAAACAGAACAAGTTTTAGCCGAAAAAATTATTGATGGAACGATTAAGCTCAACAAATGGAATGAAAAAGTTGAGCTCTGGATAACTCGCGTCCGCAAATGCGCGGAACTCTACCCCGATAAAGACTTGATCACTTACTCCGACCAAGATCTAGAAATCGTCTACATGGAAATGTGTTCGGGTATAACTAAGGCTTCGGAAGTCCGCGACATGGATTGCCTCGTATATTTAAAAAACTTACTTTCTTGGGATGAACAATGCTTTATTGACGAAGCCACACCCGAAAGTATTCAGCTCCCAGAAGGCAAAAAATTACGCATTATTTATGAATCTGGAAAAGAGATTTATGCACGTGCATTCATCCAACAGCTTTTTGACTTAAAAGAGACCCCTTTGATCGGTCCAGCCCGTATTCCACTAACTTTTGAGATATTAGCACCCAATCATCGCCCTATTCAGGTGACCAAAAACCTTGAAAACTTTTGGTCAGGGTTATATCCTGAGATTAAGCCCGCTTTATCACGACGCTATCACAAACACAAATGGATCTAA
- a CDS encoding pyrimidine/purine nucleoside phosphorylase, which translates to MSEFNNVTVVKAANVYFDGKVTSRAVIFADGTKKTLGYMNAGDYEFGTEKAEIMEALGGKAVVLLPGSDDWQTFEAGSSFNVPANSSFKLKIEEGFDYCCSYLD; encoded by the coding sequence ATGTCTGAATTTAATAATGTTACTGTAGTGAAAGCTGCAAACGTCTACTTTGACGGAAAAGTTACGAGCCGCGCGGTTATCTTCGCTGATGGTACAAAGAAAACTCTTGGTTACATGAATGCGGGTGATTATGAATTCGGTACTGAAAAAGCTGAAATCATGGAAGCTCTTGGTGGTAAAGCCGTTGTTTTACTTCCTGGTTCTGATGACTGGCAAACTTTTGAAGCCGGTAGTTCTTTCAATGTTCCTGCTAACTCAAGCTTCAAGCTCAAAATCGAAGAAGGTTTCGATTACTGCTGCTCTTACTTAGACTAA